One genomic window of Parus major isolate Abel chromosome 11, Parus_major1.1, whole genome shotgun sequence includes the following:
- the TSHZ3 gene encoding teashirt homolog 3 gives MPRRKQQAPRRAAAYVSDELKAAALVEEDVEPDENAVDGEPSAKYACPEKDFSKNCQSYQNSPAAEFSSQEMDSESHISETSDRMADFESSSIKNEEESKEVSIPLEDSTVSDSLEQMKAVYNNFLSNSYWSNLNLNLHQPISEKNNGSSSSSSSSSSSCGSGSFDWHQTAMAKTLQQVSQSRILPEPSLFSTVQLYRQSSKLYGSIFTGASKFRCKDCSAAYDTLVELTVHMNETGHYRDDNHETDNNNPKRWSKPRKRSLLEMEGKEDAQKVLKCMYCGHSFESLQDLSVHMIKTKHYQKVPLKEPVTPVAAKIIPATRKKASLELELPSSPDSTGGTPKATISDSNDALQKNSNPYITPNNRYGHQNGASYAWHFEARKSQILKCMECGSSHDTLQELTAHMMVTGHFIKVTNSAMKKGKPIIEAPATPTITSLVDEKVQSVPLAATTFTSPSNTPSSVSPKLNVEIKKEVDKERVIGDDKMKDKEKSSEDEEKYDISSKYHYLTENDLEESPKGGLDILKSLENTVTSAINKAQNGTPSWGGYPSIHAAYQLPNMMKLSLGSSGKSTPLKPMFANNELVSPTKNQPLVSPPSSQTSPVPKTNFHAMEELVKKVTEKVAKVEEKMKEPEGKLSPLKRATPSPCSSEVSEPLKMEPPNDGGFKSQQNSPVPQRDGCKDSPTVEPVENGKEPVKSIVGSLSSSTAIITDHPPEQPFVNPLSALQSVMNIHLGKAAKPSLPALDPMSMLFKMSNSLAEKAAVATPPLQSKKSDHLDRYFYHVNNDQPIDLTKGKSDKSCSLGSALLSSTSTSSASSSSTVTTAKTSAVVSFMSNSPLRENALSDISDMLKNLTESHTSKSSTPSSISEKSDIDGTTIEEPEESTPAQKRKGRQSNWNPQHLLILQAQFAASLRQTSEGKYIMSDLSPQERMHISRFTGLSMTTISHWLANVKYQLRRTGGTKFLKNLDTGHPVFFCNDCASQIRTPSTYISHLESHLGFRLRDLSKLSSEQINNQIAQAKSPSEKLVTSSPEEDIGTSYQCKLCNRTFASKHAVKLHLSKTHGKSPEDHLLYVSELEKQ, from the coding sequence CCTATGTTTCAGACGAACTAAAAGCAGCAGCGCTGGTGGAAGAAGATGTGGAACCTGATGAAAATGCAGTTGATGGGGAGCCTTCAGCAAAATATGCATGTCCAGAGAAAGACTTCAGTAAGAACTGCCAAAGCTACCAAAATTCTCCAGCAGCTGAGTTCTCTAGCCAGGAAATGGACAGTGAGTCCCACATCAGTGAGACGAGTGACCGCATGGCAGACTTTGAGAGCAGCTCCATCAAAAATGAGGAAGAGAGCAAGGAGGTTTCCATACCACTGGAAGACTCTACAGTGTCTGACAGCTTAGAACAAATGAAGGCCGTGTATAATAACTTCCTCTCTAATTCCTACTGGTCCAATCTCAATTTGAACCTTCACCAGccaatttcagaaaaaaacaacggtagcagcagcagtagcagcagcagcagcagcagttgtggAAGCGGCAGCTTTGACTGGCACCAGACTGCCATGGCCAAAACACTGCAGCAAGTTTCTCAGAGCAGAATTCTGCCTGAACCCAGCCTTTTTAGCACAGTCCAGCTGTACAGACAGAGCAGTAAGCTCTATGGCTCTATATTCACTGGAGCCAGTAAATTCCGCTGTAAAGACTGCAGTGCTGCCTACGATACTTTAGTAGAATTAACAGTGCACATGAATGAAACGGGACATTATCGAGATGACAACCATGAAACAGATAACAATAACCCCAAAAGATGGTCCAAACCTCGCAAACGTTCTTTGCTTGaaatggaagggaaagaagatgCCCAGAAAGTGCTAAAGTGTATGTACTGTGGTCATTCATTTGAATCTCTTCAGGATTTGAGTGTTCATAtgatcaaaacaaaacactaccAAAAAGTGCCTCTGAAGGAACCTGTTACACCTGTAGCAGCAAAAATTATCCCAGCTACTAGAAAGAAAGCATCACTGGAGCTTGAACTTCCGAGTTCTCCAGACTCCACGGGTGGGACACCAAAAGCCACGATCTCAGACAGTAACGATGCGCTTCAAAAAAATTCCAATCCCTACATCACGCCAAATAACCGCTATGGTCACCAGAACGGTGCCAGCTACGCCTGGCACTTTGAGGCGAGGAAATCTCAGATTCTGAAGTGCATGGAGTGTGGAAGTTCACATGACACACTGCAGGAGCTCACGGCTCACATGATGGTGACGGGACATTTTATTAAAGTCACTAACTCTGCCATGAAAAAAGGGAAGCCAATCATAGAAGCCCCAGCCACACCGACAATAACGTCCTTAGTAGATGAGAAGGTCCAGTCTGTGCCACTAGCTGCCACCACCTTTACGTCTCCTTCCAACACACCTTCTAGTGTTTCCCCTAAATTAAATGTTGAGATTAAAAAAGAAGTAGATAAGGAAAGAGTCATTGGTGATGACAAAATGAAGGACAAAGAGAAGTCaagtgaggatgaggagaagTATGATATCTCCTCAAAATACCATTACTTGACTGAAAATGACCTAGAAGAAAGCCCTAAGGGGGGATTAGATATATTGAAGTCTTTAGAAAACACAGTTACATCAGCTATAAACAAAGCCCAGAATGGCACACCAAGCTGGGGTGGCTACCCCAGCATTCATGCTGCCTACCAGCTGCCTAATATGATGAAGCTGTCGTTGGGCTCATCTGGGAAGAGTACACCCTTAAAACCTATGTTTGCAAACAATGAACTAGTATCACCAACCAAAAACCAGCCCTTAGTATCTCCACCCAGCAGTCAGACCTCACCTGTGCCAAAAACAAACTTTCATGCCATGGAAGAATTGGTAAAGAAGGTCACTGAGAAGGTGGCTAAAGTGGAGGAGAAGATGAAAGAGCCCGAAGGAAAGCTCTCTCCACTGAAGCGTGCGACGCCTTCGCCGTGCAGCAGTGAAGTCAGTGAACCCCTTAAGATGGAGCCCCCCAATGATGGTGGCTTTAAAAGCCAGCAGAACAGCCCAGTTCCTCAGAGAGATGGTTGCAAAGATAGCCCAACTGTAGAACCtgtggaaaatgggaaagagcCTGTGAAATCCATTGTAGGTTCTTTAAGTAGCAGCACAGCCATCATCACTGACCACCCTCCCGAACAGCCATTTGTAAATCCATTAAGTGCACTGCAATCTGTCATGAATATTCACCTTGGCAAGGCAGCGAAGCCATCTTTGCCTGCTCTGGATCCAATGagcatgctttttaaaatgagcaACAGTTTGGCAGAAAAGGCTGCAGTGGCCACCCCACCTCTACAGTCCAAAAAATCAGACCACTTAGACCGTTATTTTTATCATGTCAACAATGACCAACCCATAGATTTGACGAAAGGCAAGAGTGACAAAAGCTGCTCTTTGGGTTCAGCGCTTTTGTCATCCACATCGACATCTTCTGCATCTTCTTCATCTACAGTGACAACAGCAAAGACATCTGCAGTCGTGTCATTCATGTCAAACTCGCCGCTACGCGAGAATGCCTTGTCAGATATATCTGATATGCTGAAGAACCTGACAGAAAGTCACACATCAAAATCTTCCACACCTTCCAGCATATCTGAGAAATCTGACATTGATGGTACCACAATAGAGGAACCAGAAGAGAGTACACCAGCTCAGAAAAGGAAGGGACGTCAGTCTAACTGGAACCCTCAGCACTTGCTCATATTGCAGGCCCAGTTTGCAGCCAGCTTACGGCAGACTTCAGAGGGGAAATACATCATGTCAGACTTGAGCCCTCAAGAAAGAATGCACATTTCCAGGTTTACGGGACTCTCAATGACCACAATTAGCCACTGGCTGGCCAATGTGAAATACCAGCTCCGAAGGACGGGGGGAACTAAGTTCCTTAAAAATTTGGACACTGGGCACCCAGTGTTCTTTTGTAATGACTGTGCTTCACAGATCAGAACTCCTTCAACTTATATCAGTCATCTTGAATCGCATCTGGGTTTCAGGTTAAGAGACTTGTCCAAACTGTCCAGTGAACAGATTAACAATCAGATAGCACAAGCAAAGTCACCGTCTGAAAAGCTGGTGACGTCCTCTCCAGAGGAAGATATCGGAACTTCTTATCAGTGCAAACTTTGTAACAGGACTTTTGCAAGCAAGCATGCTGTTAAACTTCATCTTAGTAAAACACATGGGAAGTCACCAGAGGATCATCTTCTGTATGTTTCGGAGTTAGAGAAGCAGTAG